The sequence TGTTGTCATATTGCCTGGTTTAATGGAACAGAGCCCGAAACCGAAGTATTTCATCCGGCTTACCGGTTTTATTGAATGAATTTATTGATAGCGTCGATGTATGCCTCTACCGAAGCTGCAACGATATCCGTATTACCCGAAAATCCGTAGTACATATTGCCTTCATATTCAACCTGCATGTGTACTTTTCCAACATCGTCGCTCCCCTTTGTAATTGCCTGAATAAGGAAATCGTGCAAAGTCATTTTGCGTTTGATAATTTGTTTCAACGCATTGATTCCCGCATCTACAGGTCCGTTCCCGGTTGCTGCGGCTTCGAAATGTTCACCGGCAATATTGAGTCCGATGCTGGCCACCGAACGAATGCCGACGCCCGAAGTTACCTGCAAATATTCCAGTTTGATGCGTTGTTTTTCCAAACGCTCTTTACCGGCAAGCATTAGGATATCATTGTCGTTGATATCTTTCTTACGGTCTGCTAATTTAAGAAACTCCTGATAGATTTCGTCCAAACGTTCATTATCTTTAACATCCACGCCCAGTACGCTCAACCGGTGTTTCAATGCAGCACGTCCGCTTCTGGCTGTCAGTACAATAGAATTTTCGTCCAGTCCCACATCTTTCGGATCGATGATTTCGTAGCTTTCGCGATTCTTCAACACGCCATCCTGATGAATCCCGGATGAGTGTGCAAATGCATTCCGCCCCACAATGGCTTTATTGGGCTGAACCGGCATATTCATCAGACTCGAAATCATGCGGCTCATCGGCGTAATCTTCTGCGTGTTGATATTGGTATCGATCAGCAACTCTTTGTGGCTCTTCAAAATCATGGCAATTTCTTCCAGAGAAGTATTACCGGCACGTTCACCGATACCGTTGATGGTAACTTCCACCTGACGGGCACCATTCATCACACCAGCCAACGTATTAGCAGTTGCCATACCCAGGTCGTTATGACAATGTGTCGATATAATCGCATTCTGAATACCGTTAACATGCTCGAACAGATATTTGATTTTAGCAGCATAATCTACCGGCAAACAATAACCTGTCGTATCAGGAATGTTGACCACGGTAGCACCGGCTTTGATCACAGCTTCCACCACGCGGGCCAGGTATTCGTTGTCGGTACGACCGGCATCTTCGGCATAAAATTCCACATCTTCCACATAGCGTTTTGCATATTTCACGGCAGCTACGGCACGTTGAAGAATCTCTTCCTGATTGGAATTGAATTTATAGCGGATATGATAATCGGAAGTCCCGATACCGGTATGAATACGTTTATTTTTGGCATATTTCAATGCCTCTGCAGCCACTTCAATATCTTTCTCCACACCACGGGTCAGCGCGCAAATGGTTGGCCAGGTAACGGCTTTCGAAATTTCGACCACCGAGTTGAAATCGCCCGGACTGGAAATCGGGAACCCGGCCTCGATCACATCGACACCCAAACCCTCGAGCGCCTTTGCCACCTGAATTTTTTCCACGGTGTTCAACTGGCAGCCCGGCACTTGTTCGCCGTCGCGAAGCGTTGTATCAAAAATAAATAATTTGTCCATAAGATGAAGTGTTAGTTGATTGTCATATTATTAAAAAAGCCTCCTCACACCAAAGTGAGAAAGGCTTTTTCGTTTTCTGAGATAATGTTTTTATAATCACATGCCGACTCACTTCTGCTTTTTGTAGCACAAGAGTAGTAGGCTTAGTAGTATCGAATTGAATGATGTCATTTATTTGATTTTACGGGTGCAAAGATAAGCTCTTTATTTGGATTATGCAAATGATTTGTAACTTTTTCTGCTCAAAAAGATAAAATCCGAAATTTTATGCCAATAAAAAATATCAAATTACACACCAGCTTGACTAGTGTCTAGTTTATTCTGAATGAATTAATCGCTGATATCGAAGTATTACCCATTTTATCGGTTGTTATGACTTTCCAATAATACGTTTTCGCCCTTGCCAATATTTGCGTTGATGTGGTTACTGTTTGGGAAGCAACCACCTGTGTCGAAGCATTGACATTATCCAAATAAAGAGCATAGCTAGCTATATCATTATCCGGATCGCTCCCAGTCCACGAAAACGCCACTGAAACCGAAGCCGCTCCGTTTGAATTAATAACAGCTCCCGAGGCTGGAGACGTAAGATCGGCTGCAAACGGAGCATAACTACTTGATGCCGTACCCGACAAGTAAAATTTCCAACTATCACTGGTTGTTTTGCCTGTCGAATTTATTGCCGACACACTCCATGCATACGGGGTATTGATCGCCAAACTAATAGTATCACCCGTTTTTGTAGTTGTATATGCAGCAGAAATTTGCGTTTTCAAATTCTTAATCACCAATTGATAACTCACGGCATTACTCGCCGTCCCCCACGAAAAAATTACAGAAGCGGTGGTGGTAGTTGCCGAAGTCCCCTGTAAGCAGGCGGTATTATTTGCCGGCAAAGATAGCGTAGTAATACCCGGAGCCGGCACCGGAACCGGAGTGGGCTCGTCGCTTCCCCCACCACAACTCAACAAAATAAAGCCAAGTATTAAACTGCCAATGCTGGATATTCTTATATTATGTATCATTTGTTTTGTGTTATCATTAATAATTTCGTGCTCATCATGAATCTATTGCTTAACCACCCTCAGGCTTCTGTGAATAACAGAGCCGTTAACTTTAACGATATATGTTCCATTTGAGAAGTCAGAAATATCCATATTGACCAATTTGTTTTGAGGAATCTGGTATTTATATTTTCGCAATAATTGACCATTCAACGAAAACAAATCTATCGTCACATCCTTGTCCTCTTCGGGAATACCTATTGTTATTTTACCCTTTGTCGGATTAGGAAAGAACGAAAGCTGCCCGCTCACATCGTTATATATCGTTTCTTCATACACACCCTGACAAAGCTTATCCGTATATATTTTTATCCTGTTTTCGCCCGGCTGCAAAGAGACATTTATATTTCCATCATTATTCTCTGTGGTTTGATCGTTTACCACAACGAAATAATTGCTTCCTCCGCTTACAGAATACTGTGCACTATTCGGGGCTGCGCTTACTTTCAATACACTCAAATCTTCGGGTTGAGAGATTATAACCTTGAATGTTTGCTCATAGTTCTCCAGAAAATCAATTTTAAAAGTCAGGGTGTAGGTATCCGCCGGGAGATTGGACAAACTAAATGTTTTATCTGTAAATATGATTGAATTATCATACGTTTTATTATTAGTACCAACCACTCTAACTTCATATTCATACAGTTTATCCAGAGTAACCTCTATTTTGCCGTCATTTGTATCACGACAACTACAGTTAGTTCCCTTCACCTTATAGTTTTTAGATGTAGCAACGCCTGCCGCATTGACAAAAACCAATACAGGAGACGACACCACGCTATCAGCGACACTCTTCAGTATGATAGAATGAGTACCGATAGCCAAATAATCAAACACATTAGCTGATTGATAAGCCCTACCATCCACACTATACACAAATCCGGTTGCCGGAGTTACCGTGGCAGTACTAGAGAAAAAGGATGGATAGCTGGTTACCGAACTGCCATCAGGCTGAGTCACCACTACTTTAACAGCCTCAAAATTAGCAACCAGCGCACGTGCCGAAGTGACTGTAAACGTATATTTAGACTTAGTGGACACCACGCTTCCACTCTCCGTCCAACCTGTAAAGACATACCCTGATTTTGGAATGGCAGTTAGGGTACAGGAAGAACCGTAGGTATATATTGCACCTCCTGACACTGCACCATTTGATATTGAACTTGATGTCGCAGAAATCGTATTATTCAAAGGAACAAAATTAGCAACCAAGGTTCTATCCCCGTCTACTTTAAATGTATAATTGGCATCTTTTGAAACCTCAGAGCCACCCTCCGTCCAGTTAGCAAAAACGTATGAAGAACTTGCTGTAGCGGTAAGTAAACACAATTGCCCAGCAACATAAGACCTTGCACCGTTTACAACTCCACAGACACTCGGATTTACAGATGCAGAAATTGTACAGATTTTACCATAGTTAGGAACAAAAGTATGCGTTCCGCTTACAGGAAAACAATAAATTGGACTTGTAGATCTTATTGTATCATTTTCCATCCAAGCCAGAAATCCATAACCTACAGATGGAGTAGCTTTAAGACTACAAAACGAGCCTAATTCATAGGTTCCTCCGCCCGTTGCGACTCCACCGACACTACCTGTTGTGACATACACTGCAAATAAATTAGCATCTTCTACTATTTGAAACGTATTCCATGGATAAACATCCAAATAAAAAGATTTAGATCCCGTTGGAACATACAAAATACAATCAGAACCGGATACTCCATAAAAAACGCTAACACCTAATTCTATATCAGAAGGCGATGCATTTTTAACATGAATATCCTTCAATCCGGTACAATTAGTAAATACTTCATCTTTTATGTTCTTTATTGAAAGAGGAAATGTGATTGATGTAATATTGCTACAATTCATAAAAGCTTTATCCCCTATGGTCGTCAATGAAGAAGGTAGCGTTACCGATGTTAATCTATCACATTGAATAAAGGCACTATCCGCTATGGTAGTAACTCCCGAAGGAATTGTGTAACTTCCAGATTTACCTTCCGGACATGTAATTAACATTGTTGCTTGCTTATTGAATAAAACACCATTATTACTATAATAATTTGGATTTGAAGCATCAACAGCAATAGATGTCAAACCATTAGTATCAATAAAAGCACCGTTTTCAATTGTAGTAACCGACGATGGTATGGTCACCGAAAGTAAATCGTTACTTCCACAAAAAGCCAAATTGCCAATAGATGTAACTCTAAATGTTGTACCACAATAAGACACCGAAGATGGTATCACAACATTCCCGGTATAAGAAACCTCACCATCATTTGCTACCTTGGCAGTATAAGGATATGAAGGTGATGTAACATAATAGCCAATTCCAGCGGATGTAAAAAAGTTACTTACCTCCATTGTTATGGTATTACTGGTTGCTGATGATGTCGTTACATAAGGAAAGTTACTAGTCATAACACAGGAAATCTCATCATTATCCTTTAGGGTTGCACTCTCATAAACATTATTTGTAGCACCTGAAATAGCAACGCCATTCAAATACCACTGATAAGCCGGAGCTGTACCTCCATTAGTCGGAGTTGCAGTAAAAGTAACCGACCCTTCGGAATAAATTTTGGTTGTCGAAGATTTGATGCTCACCAATGGTGCAACAGAAATCATCGACATTGTTATGGTATTACTGGTTGCAGTCGGTATTGTGGCACACGGAAAGCTACTGGTCAAAACACAGTAAATCTCATCATTATCCTTAATAGTTGTACTTGTATAGGTGCTATTTGTGGCTCCAGAAATAGCATCTCCATTGAGATACCACTGATAAGAAGGTGTTGTACCTCCATTTATTGGAGTCGCCGTAAAAGTAACTGATCCCCCCGGGTAAATTTTGGATACCGAAGAGGCAATGCTCACCACAGGTGCAACACTAGGAGTAACCTTCATTGTTATCACATTACTCATTGCCGAGTTAGATACTAAAAAAGACAATGTACTAGAAACATCGCACGAGATAATATCGTTATTAGCTAGCGTCGTAGTAGAGTAGATACAGTTTGTTGCTCCCGGAATATT comes from Paludibacter jiangxiensis and encodes:
- a CDS encoding leucine-rich repeat protein, with amino-acid sequence MRKIVLFFVLILFSLQAWAGDTFTVDGVTYTITDATNKKVAIGDRSTAAISTSTSGAFTIPSSVSYNGDTYAVTQIYSFAFSCCYSLNSITIPSSVTAIDKTAFVYSSLASVSVDSENLNFSSNDGVLFNKAQTALIRYPPNKSGASYVIPSSVTSIGDGAFEECSMLTSINIPFSVTSIGSSAFAFCDKITNINISSSVTFIGDQAFYYNEALAFISVDSNNLNYSSNDGVLFNKAQTTLIQYPWKKPGVAYDIPLSVASIGDYAFSGTALTSISIPRSVTSIRHSAFANCDALISITIPSSVTSIGSNAFFGCAALNSLSVNNVSPSNITLDLLVFSGVSTTICTLYVPTGSKPLYAAANQWKDFVNLIEGRLTPRIDISVSQSNICSGSPATFTATSTDGGDSPAYQWKLNTKNIPGATNCIYSTTTLANNDIISCDVSSTLSFLVSNSAMSNVITMKVTPSVAPVVSIASSVSKIYPGGSVTFTATPINGGTTPSYQWYLNGDAISGATNSTYTSTTIKDNDEIYCVLTSSFPCATIPTATSNTITMSMISVAPLVSIKSSTTKIYSEGSVTFTATPTNGGTAPAYQWYLNGVAISGATNNVYESATLKDNDEISCVMTSNFPYVTTSSATSNTITMEVSNFFTSAGIGYYVTSPSYPYTAKVANDGEVSYTGNVVIPSSVSYCGTTFRVTSIGNLAFCGSNDLLSVTIPSSVTTIENGAFIDTNGLTSIAVDASNPNYYSNNGVLFNKQATMLITCPEGKSGSYTIPSGVTTIADSAFIQCDRLTSVTLPSSLTTIGDKAFMNCSNITSITFPLSIKNIKDEVFTNCTGLKDIHVKNASPSDIELGVSVFYGVSGSDCILYVPTGSKSFYLDVYPWNTFQIVEDANLFAVYVTTGSVGGVATGGGTYELGSFCSLKATPSVGYGFLAWMENDTIRSTSPIYCFPVSGTHTFVPNYGKICTISASVNPSVCGVVNGARSYVAGQLCLLTATASSSYVFANWTEGGSEVSKDANYTFKVDGDRTLVANFVPLNNTISATSSSISNGAVSGGAIYTYGSSCTLTAIPKSGYVFTGWTESGSVVSTKSKYTFTVTSARALVANFEAVKVVVTQPDGSSVTSYPSFFSSTATVTPATGFVYSVDGRAYQSANVFDYLAIGTHSIILKSVADSVVSSPVLVFVNAAGVATSKNYKVKGTNCSCRDTNDGKIEVTLDKLYEYEVRVVGTNNKTYDNSIIFTDKTFSLSNLPADTYTLTFKIDFLENYEQTFKVIISQPEDLSVLKVSAAPNSAQYSVSGGSNYFVVVNDQTTENNDGNINVSLQPGENRIKIYTDKLCQGVYEETIYNDVSGQLSFFPNPTKGKITIGIPEEDKDVTIDLFSLNGQLLRKYKYQIPQNKLVNMDISDFSNGTYIVKVNGSVIHRSLRVVKQ
- a CDS encoding 2-isopropylmalate synthase yields the protein MDKLFIFDTTLRDGEQVPGCQLNTVEKIQVAKALEGLGVDVIEAGFPISSPGDFNSVVEISKAVTWPTICALTRGVEKDIEVAAEALKYAKNKRIHTGIGTSDYHIRYKFNSNQEEILQRAVAAVKYAKRYVEDVEFYAEDAGRTDNEYLARVVEAVIKAGATVVNIPDTTGYCLPVDYAAKIKYLFEHVNGIQNAIISTHCHNDLGMATANTLAGVMNGARQVEVTINGIGERAGNTSLEEIAMILKSHKELLIDTNINTQKITPMSRMISSLMNMPVQPNKAIVGRNAFAHSSGIHQDGVLKNRESYEIIDPKDVGLDENSIVLTARSGRAALKHRLSVLGVDVKDNERLDEIYQEFLKLADRKKDINDNDILMLAGKERLEKQRIKLEYLQVTSGVGIRSVASIGLNIAGEHFEAAATGNGPVDAGINALKQIIKRKMTLHDFLIQAITKGSDDVGKVHMQVEYEGNMYYGFSGNTDIVAASVEAYIDAINKFIQ